The proteins below are encoded in one region of Ostrea edulis chromosome 3, xbOstEdul1.1, whole genome shotgun sequence:
- the LOC125674122 gene encoding uncharacterized protein LOC125674122 isoform X1 translates to MEELLNLDNLSQEEKDKILGVLQKDEMVRQAEDKKICQLKSEIQAIRMRSVLRAGDDLSKICARCHAELGVFFNRGDLCPKCHFRVCNMCKENLFKREWLCVLCYKQRQLRFFTGDLSSGQLSRWPSGADLVKASIHKMSVFKGASSDSEILDSHTTKDEIRNGKPMSNGSLQSDTKDKKDRVEFPQDSDQRKLNQLFDAFRVPKTKDLSNKSHTTVRRVSSKKYDESNSDSDSSLSTDTEKSQEVLPKSSPNKKVDSVDGGSKIVSASSGGTDPNKSHAPKENKLQRNFSDDSDQTLLSDDVPFSKSSTETQIKVEIHSDESTSPTPSVSQKKEIKVNSAEDVVKHKSPKGKMKQTATEVIMAMKMSSPSPTLPPNQNHQSNFKHADPKRYQPGRSPSPYSFDSIPSSHANSPLPLKKHDSHISRESSDTDSTSRMSVADYSGTESSHIRESSSGAEDYVVEEISKIRFRRVAKKAAEKGKTSSPPPGCDHTGVGFGREGQWDSSHLDPSNNFPPSKSSLLPSQNIPQKAFDTQKFVRISEMSACDVPDNVSSDLSLFDIEKDCQLNLEVYDISDLAQVSRSILTLPQSEFRASGGKKSPRPKKEKQKESPDLNEHLVIESKGNHTGSKQEYLPCVQQKATFTKEIKSAKSMSSETKPARPFDEDQMSKKLIVFNPEDLESDSTDSNQENDLPLKKNETSLDHKANLEDDSAQGLGKRKSAYMEDVSANAREISIGDQAKDQDIDIKNGGLNDSGKHDSLDSLLESSLFQTHRLSSIDDRKNRFESVESFGFSPLTPLSGSKMETKPHTYTFAFVNDSVWTSESSGNVETSEDDFDEIFNKAVLDLETSEKKSKPPRQRMKKSHKPSDSKKDLEKLAENVEDNEENCRSFQMEFGDDHEFRFSVDDSHASKEQDGKLADSVTPRIQKSKKNDDLSFLWRFEDDTVKDDYEKVFGSVPESYAQNRAFLRKAFAKSDESVSTESDALSVIQEEIDGSDQSNEELEEIKESYLHDIQEEDNSALLIEGTVELCVENDMQIDRQDSLQSDEKIVDDSEGIDENITLRETTGELNGKGKTGMEPNSMNNYSIALDSSLMEQSSTDCNEQNMKVVKGSDNNHQKDISQNSAVVEKGVDEEKMNTESSLGKMLLASSKIALITLETSESPADRSITSTENLVSSLDAEICLDEEGSQTSEDLLLQQIIQSQNNSDNLSIQDSSPDSQTDKVRKRNKSKQLVQEWLQTDVQGEVMNDVPDDIPSPLLVKEWLETKVPEEIDPTLGPAPLSLPLSEGDQNIADSFPTTVPNAPVLQLEEHSERAEGGLSRLSPRASSEGSGSFEDSGHVSGASTENTPEHRRTDSTFSQLSVPSSTLSTVTDRSSEETDIDDLVASHRSLASSGRGNLLSTIADSRESILSIYSNAGEVDYGKIPVTGEICFGLEYNYRTGTLEIQIKQCKGLAPADTKRNKSDPYVKSYLLPDKTRGGKRKTRILKNTLNPVFEQTLRYLISKSELENRTLWVTVWHNDRFGRNDFLGEVTINFDYFRFGESSAKWYPLQERIESPPAANLSYKGDLFLSIKYVPPEKVKKEDTVASLSKKKIRKGKSEVGGPKGQLHVLIKEARNLTAVRSSGFSDPFVKGYLLPDKQRGLKQKTPVVKRNCNPQWNHTFIFDDVNKSDLKERCVELTVWDHDKLSSNEFLGGLRLNLGVGRSYGKVVDWMEAHGEEISLWQAMLDRPNIWIDGALMLRPNMDKRKY, encoded by the exons GAGCCAGTAGTGACAGTGAAATATTGGACTCTCATACAACGAAGGATGAAATCAGAAATGGTAAACCAATGTCCAATGGAAGTCTGCAGTCAGACACCAAAGATAAGAAAGACAGAGTGGAATTCCCTCAAGACTCAGATCAGAGAAAACTCAACCAGTTATTTGATGCATTCAGAGTGCCGAAAACTAAAGATCTTTCAAATAAATCTCACACAACAGTGAGAAGAGTATCATccaaaaaatatgatgaatCCAACTCTGATTCAGACTCTTCCCTATCCACTGACACTGAAAAAAGCCAAGAGGTGCTCCCAAAGTCTTCACCAAACAAGAAGGTTGATAGTGTAGATGGAGGAAGTAAAATTGTCTCAGCATCAAGTGGTGGGACAGATCCCAACAAGAGTCATGCTCCAAAggaaaacaaacttcaaaggaacTTTTCTGATGATTCTGATCAGACACTTTTATCTGATGATGTTCCCTTTTCCAAAAGTAGCACAGAAACACAGATCAAAGTGGAAATACACTCTGATGAATCAACTTCACCAACACCGTCAGTAAgtcaaaaaaaagaaataaaggtAAATTCAGCAGAGGATGTTGTGAAACACAAATCTCCAAAGGGCAAAATGAAACAGACTGCCACTGAAGTTATAATGGCAATGAAAATGAGCAGTCCTAGTCCCACATTGCCTCCAAATCAAAACCACCAAAGCAATTTCAAACATGCAGATCCAAAGAGGTATCAGCCAGGGAGATCCCCTTCCCCATACTCTTTTGACAGTATTCCCTCATCTCATGCTAATTCACCATTACCTTTGAAAAAACATGACAGTCACATCAGCAGAGAATCGTCAGATACAGATTCTACATCTCGGATGAGTGTTGCTGATTATAGTGGAACAGAATCTTCCCATATTCGTGAGAGCAGTAGTGGTGCTGAAGACTATGTTGTGGAGGAAATATCTAAAATTCGGTTTCGAAGAGTGGCAAAAAAAGCTGCAGAAAAAGGCAAAACATCAA GTCCACCTCCTGGGTGTGATCACACTGGTGTAGGTTTTGGGAGAGAGGGGCAGTGGGACAGTTCCCATTTAGACCCGTCTAACAATTTTCCTCCTAGTAAGTCATCCCTATTACCATCACAAAATATCCCCCAAAAGGCTTTTGATACTCAGAAATTTGTAAGAATATCTGAAATGTCAGCTTGTGATGTGCCTGATAATGTTTCTTCAGatttatctttatttgatattgAGAAAGACTGTCAATTAAACCTGGAGGTGTATGATATCAGTGACTTGGCACAAGTGTCCAGATCCATTCTAACATTGCCTCAATCGGAATTTCGTGCTTCAGGTGGCAAAAAATCACCCAGACCAAAGAAGGAGAAACAGAAAGAGAGTCCAGATTTGAATGAACACTTGGTCATAGAAAGTAAAGGAAACCACACAGGATCAAAACAAGAATATTTACCATGTGTACAACAGAAGGCAACCTTCACTAAAGAAATCAAATCTGCCAAATCAATGTCTAGTGAGACAAAACCTGCTAGACCTTTTGATGAAGATCAAATGTCAAAGAAGTTAATTGTGTTCAACCCTGAAGACTTGGAATCTGATTCCACCGATTCCAATCAGGAAAATGATCTTCCATTGAAGAAAAATGAAACATCTCTTGATCATAAAGCAAACCTGGAGGATGACAGTGCCCAAGGCCTCGGAAAAAGAAAGAGTGCATACATGGAAGATGTTTCTGCAAATGCAAGAGAAATCTCCATTGGTGATCAAGCAAAAGATCAGGACATTGACATTAAAAATGGTGGCTTAAATGATTCTGGAAAACATGATAGCCTTGATTCACTTCTGGAGTCTTCGCTTTTTCAGACACACAGGTTGTCTTCCATTGATGACAGGAAAAACAGGTTTGAATCTGTGGAGAGCTTTGGTTTCTCTCCTCTTACACCTTTATCTGGAAGCAAGATGGAGACTAAACCACACACTTACACCTTTGCATTTGTGAATGACAGTGTGTGGACCAGTGAAAGCTCAGGTAATGTTGAAACATCTGAGGATGACTTTGATGAAATCTTTAACAAGGCTGTATTGGACCTGGAAACAAGTGAAAAGAAAAGCAAGCCTCCTAGACAGAGAATGAAGAAATCTCATAAACCTAGTGACAGTAAAAAAGATTTAGAGAAACTCGCTGAAAATGTAGAAGACAATGAAGAAAATTGCAGAAGCTTTCAAATGGAGTTTGGAGATGACCACGAGTTCAGGTTTTCTGTTGATGATAGCCATGCTAGTAAAGAACAGGATGGTAAGCTTGCAGACAGTGTCACACCAAGAAtacaaaaatcaaagaaaaatgatgATCTTTCTTTTCTTTGGAGATTTGAAGATGATACTGTAAAAGATGACTATGAGAAAGTGTTTGGAAGTGTTCCCGAGTCATATGCACAGAACAGAGCATTCCTCCGCAAAGCGTTTGCTAAATCAGATGAATCTGTTAGCACAGAATCTGATGCTTTAAGTGTAATTCAAGAGGAGATTGATGGCAGTGACCAGAGTAATGAAGAATTGGAAGAAATCAAAGAATCATATTTGCATGATATCCAAGAGGAAGATAATAGTGCATTGTTGATAGAAGGTACAGTTGAACTTTGTGTGGAAAATGATATGCAGATTGATAGACAAGATAGCCTTCAGTCAGATGAAAAAATAGTAGATGATTCAGAAGGGattgatgaaaatataacaCTGAGAGAAACCACTGGTGAACTGAATGGTAAAGGAAAAACAGGCATGGAACCTAACAGCATGAATAACTATTCTATAGCATTAGACTCAAGTTTGATGGAGCAATCTTCTACTGACTGTAATGAACAAAACATGAAGGTTGTGAAAGGTTCAGATAATAATCATCAAAAAGATATTTCTCAAAACTCTGCTGTAGTGGAAAAAGGGGTTGATGAAGAGAAAATGAATACAGAAAGCAGTTTAGGCAAGATGCTGCTAGCTTCTAGCAAGATTGCATTGATAACTTTAGAAACCTCTGAATCGCCAGCTGATAGGTCCATCACCTCCACTGAAAATCTGGTGTCTTCCTTGGATGCAGAAATTTGTCTGGATGAGGAGGGATCACAAACCAGTGAGGATCTTCTGCTTCAGCAAATTATTCAGAGCCAAAATAACAGCGACAACCTCAGCATTCAAGACTCTTCTCCAGATAGTCAAACTGATAAAGTGAGGAAAAGAAACAAAAGTAAGCAGTTAGTTCAGGAGTGGCTGCAGACGGATGTTCAGGGAGAAGTCATGAATGATGTCCCTGATGACATTCCCAGTCCCCTTCTTGTGAAGGAGTGGCTAGAAACAAAAGTTCCTGAGGAAATTGACCCTACACTAGGCCCTGCTCCTCTCTCCCTGCCTCTGTCAGAAGGTGATCAGAATATTGCTGATTCTTTCCCAACCACTGTTCCTAATGCCCCTGTTCTTCAGCTAGAGGAACACTCAG aaAGGGCAGAGGGAGGTCTCTCACGTCTGTCACCGAGAGCAAGCTCGGAGGGGTCTGGGAGTTTTGAGGACAGCGGTCATGTAAGTGGTGCTTCGACAGAGAACACTCCAGAACATCGCCGCACAGACAGCACGTTCAGTCAACTCTCAGTGCCATCGTCCACTTTATCAACAGTCACTGAT CGTTCATCCGAGGAGACAGACATAGATGATCTGGTGGCTTCCCATCGCTCCCTTGCCTCTTCGGGCCGTGGGAACCTCCTCTCTACGATAGCG gATAGCCGAGAAAGTATACTAAGTATTTACAGTAATGCTGGTGAGGTGGATTATGGGAAGATTCCGGTTACTGGGGAGATTTGCTTTGGTCTGGAGTATAACTACAGGACTGGTACTCTGGAAATCCAGATCAAACAGTGTAAAGGCCTGGCTCCAGCTGACACCAAAAGAAACAAATCGGATCC TTATGTCAAATCTTACCTCCTACCTGACAAAACCCGTGGAGGAAAGAGGAAGACGAGGATCTTGAAGAACACCTTGAACCCTGTATTCGAACAGACTTTGAGG TACCTGATCTCAAAGAGTGAGCTGGAGAACCGCACTTTATGGGTCACTGTGTGGCACAATGACCGCTTTGGACGTAACGACTTCCTTGGGGAGGTCACcattaattttgattattttcgtTTTGGGGAGTCATCGGCCAAGTGGTACCCACTACAAGAAAGG ATTGAGTCTCCACCAGCTGCAAATCTGTCCTACAAAGGGGACTTGTTCTTGAGCATCAAGTATGTGCCTCCAGAGAAAGTTAAGAAAGAGGACACAGTAGCCTCCCTTTCCAAAAAGAAGATCAGAAAGGGAAAATCAGAGGTCGGGGGTCCTAAAGGTCAACTACATGTTCTTATCAAGGAGGCCAGGAATCTAACAGCTGTCCGAAGTAGTGGCTTCTCTGATCCTTTTGTTAAAGG GTACTTGTTGCCGGACAAACAGAGAGGATTGAAACAGAAAACACCCGTAGTAAAACGCAACTGTAACCCACAGTGGAACCACACGTTCATATTCGATGATGTCAACAAGTCTGATCTCAAAGAGAGGTGCGTGGAGCTCACAGTGTGGGACCACGATAAACTCAGCAGTAATGAGTTCTTGGGAGGACTCCGACTCAATCTGGGTGTTG GTCGAAGTTATGGTAAGGTGGTGGATTGGATGGAAGCCCACGGAGAGGAGATCTCGCTGTGGCAGGCCATGCTGGACAGACCCAATATCTGGATAGACGGGGCACTCATGTTACGACCTAATATGGACAAACGCAAATATTGA
- the LOC125674122 gene encoding uncharacterized protein LOC125674122 isoform X3, protein MLERFRMLILEAASASSPGASSDSEILDSHTTKDEIRNGKPMSNGSLQSDTKDKKDRVEFPQDSDQRKLNQLFDAFRVPKTKDLSNKSHTTVRRVSSKKYDESNSDSDSSLSTDTEKSQEVLPKSSPNKKVDSVDGGSKIVSASSGGTDPNKSHAPKENKLQRNFSDDSDQTLLSDDVPFSKSSTETQIKVEIHSDESTSPTPSVSQKKEIKVNSAEDVVKHKSPKGKMKQTATEVIMAMKMSSPSPTLPPNQNHQSNFKHADPKRYQPGRSPSPYSFDSIPSSHANSPLPLKKHDSHISRESSDTDSTSRMSVADYSGTESSHIRESSSGAEDYVVEEISKIRFRRVAKKAAEKGKTSSPPPGCDHTGVGFGREGQWDSSHLDPSNNFPPSKSSLLPSQNIPQKAFDTQKFVRISEMSACDVPDNVSSDLSLFDIEKDCQLNLEVYDISDLAQVSRSILTLPQSEFRASGGKKSPRPKKEKQKESPDLNEHLVIESKGNHTGSKQEYLPCVQQKATFTKEIKSAKSMSSETKPARPFDEDQMSKKLIVFNPEDLESDSTDSNQENDLPLKKNETSLDHKANLEDDSAQGLGKRKSAYMEDVSANAREISIGDQAKDQDIDIKNGGLNDSGKHDSLDSLLESSLFQTHRLSSIDDRKNRFESVESFGFSPLTPLSGSKMETKPHTYTFAFVNDSVWTSESSGNVETSEDDFDEIFNKAVLDLETSEKKSKPPRQRMKKSHKPSDSKKDLEKLAENVEDNEENCRSFQMEFGDDHEFRFSVDDSHASKEQDGKLADSVTPRIQKSKKNDDLSFLWRFEDDTVKDDYEKVFGSVPESYAQNRAFLRKAFAKSDESVSTESDALSVIQEEIDGSDQSNEELEEIKESYLHDIQEEDNSALLIEGTVELCVENDMQIDRQDSLQSDEKIVDDSEGIDENITLRETTGELNGKGKTGMEPNSMNNYSIALDSSLMEQSSTDCNEQNMKVVKGSDNNHQKDISQNSAVVEKGVDEEKMNTESSLGKMLLASSKIALITLETSESPADRSITSTENLVSSLDAEICLDEEGSQTSEDLLLQQIIQSQNNSDNLSIQDSSPDSQTDKVRKRNKSKQLVQEWLQTDVQGEVMNDVPDDIPSPLLVKEWLETKVPEEIDPTLGPAPLSLPLSEGDQNIADSFPTTVPNAPVLQLEEHSERAEGGLSRLSPRASSEGSGSFEDSGHVSGASTENTPEHRRTDSTFSQLSVPSSTLSTVTDRSSEETDIDDLVASHRSLASSGRGNLLSTIADSRESILSIYSNAGEVDYGKIPVTGEICFGLEYNYRTGTLEIQIKQCKGLAPADTKRNKSDPYVKSYLLPDKTRGGKRKTRILKNTLNPVFEQTLRYLISKSELENRTLWVTVWHNDRFGRNDFLGEVTINFDYFRFGESSAKWYPLQERIESPPAANLSYKGDLFLSIKYVPPEKVKKEDTVASLSKKKIRKGKSEVGGPKGQLHVLIKEARNLTAVRSSGFSDPFVKGYLLPDKQRGLKQKTPVVKRNCNPQWNHTFIFDDVNKSDLKERCVELTVWDHDKLSSNEFLGGLRLNLGVGRSYGKVVDWMEAHGEEISLWQAMLDRPNIWIDGALMLRPNMDKRKY, encoded by the exons ATGCTGGAGAGGTTCCGAATGCTCATTTTAGAGGCTGCCTCGGCCTCCTCCCCAG GAGCCAGTAGTGACAGTGAAATATTGGACTCTCATACAACGAAGGATGAAATCAGAAATGGTAAACCAATGTCCAATGGAAGTCTGCAGTCAGACACCAAAGATAAGAAAGACAGAGTGGAATTCCCTCAAGACTCAGATCAGAGAAAACTCAACCAGTTATTTGATGCATTCAGAGTGCCGAAAACTAAAGATCTTTCAAATAAATCTCACACAACAGTGAGAAGAGTATCATccaaaaaatatgatgaatCCAACTCTGATTCAGACTCTTCCCTATCCACTGACACTGAAAAAAGCCAAGAGGTGCTCCCAAAGTCTTCACCAAACAAGAAGGTTGATAGTGTAGATGGAGGAAGTAAAATTGTCTCAGCATCAAGTGGTGGGACAGATCCCAACAAGAGTCATGCTCCAAAggaaaacaaacttcaaaggaacTTTTCTGATGATTCTGATCAGACACTTTTATCTGATGATGTTCCCTTTTCCAAAAGTAGCACAGAAACACAGATCAAAGTGGAAATACACTCTGATGAATCAACTTCACCAACACCGTCAGTAAgtcaaaaaaaagaaataaaggtAAATTCAGCAGAGGATGTTGTGAAACACAAATCTCCAAAGGGCAAAATGAAACAGACTGCCACTGAAGTTATAATGGCAATGAAAATGAGCAGTCCTAGTCCCACATTGCCTCCAAATCAAAACCACCAAAGCAATTTCAAACATGCAGATCCAAAGAGGTATCAGCCAGGGAGATCCCCTTCCCCATACTCTTTTGACAGTATTCCCTCATCTCATGCTAATTCACCATTACCTTTGAAAAAACATGACAGTCACATCAGCAGAGAATCGTCAGATACAGATTCTACATCTCGGATGAGTGTTGCTGATTATAGTGGAACAGAATCTTCCCATATTCGTGAGAGCAGTAGTGGTGCTGAAGACTATGTTGTGGAGGAAATATCTAAAATTCGGTTTCGAAGAGTGGCAAAAAAAGCTGCAGAAAAAGGCAAAACATCAA GTCCACCTCCTGGGTGTGATCACACTGGTGTAGGTTTTGGGAGAGAGGGGCAGTGGGACAGTTCCCATTTAGACCCGTCTAACAATTTTCCTCCTAGTAAGTCATCCCTATTACCATCACAAAATATCCCCCAAAAGGCTTTTGATACTCAGAAATTTGTAAGAATATCTGAAATGTCAGCTTGTGATGTGCCTGATAATGTTTCTTCAGatttatctttatttgatattgAGAAAGACTGTCAATTAAACCTGGAGGTGTATGATATCAGTGACTTGGCACAAGTGTCCAGATCCATTCTAACATTGCCTCAATCGGAATTTCGTGCTTCAGGTGGCAAAAAATCACCCAGACCAAAGAAGGAGAAACAGAAAGAGAGTCCAGATTTGAATGAACACTTGGTCATAGAAAGTAAAGGAAACCACACAGGATCAAAACAAGAATATTTACCATGTGTACAACAGAAGGCAACCTTCACTAAAGAAATCAAATCTGCCAAATCAATGTCTAGTGAGACAAAACCTGCTAGACCTTTTGATGAAGATCAAATGTCAAAGAAGTTAATTGTGTTCAACCCTGAAGACTTGGAATCTGATTCCACCGATTCCAATCAGGAAAATGATCTTCCATTGAAGAAAAATGAAACATCTCTTGATCATAAAGCAAACCTGGAGGATGACAGTGCCCAAGGCCTCGGAAAAAGAAAGAGTGCATACATGGAAGATGTTTCTGCAAATGCAAGAGAAATCTCCATTGGTGATCAAGCAAAAGATCAGGACATTGACATTAAAAATGGTGGCTTAAATGATTCTGGAAAACATGATAGCCTTGATTCACTTCTGGAGTCTTCGCTTTTTCAGACACACAGGTTGTCTTCCATTGATGACAGGAAAAACAGGTTTGAATCTGTGGAGAGCTTTGGTTTCTCTCCTCTTACACCTTTATCTGGAAGCAAGATGGAGACTAAACCACACACTTACACCTTTGCATTTGTGAATGACAGTGTGTGGACCAGTGAAAGCTCAGGTAATGTTGAAACATCTGAGGATGACTTTGATGAAATCTTTAACAAGGCTGTATTGGACCTGGAAACAAGTGAAAAGAAAAGCAAGCCTCCTAGACAGAGAATGAAGAAATCTCATAAACCTAGTGACAGTAAAAAAGATTTAGAGAAACTCGCTGAAAATGTAGAAGACAATGAAGAAAATTGCAGAAGCTTTCAAATGGAGTTTGGAGATGACCACGAGTTCAGGTTTTCTGTTGATGATAGCCATGCTAGTAAAGAACAGGATGGTAAGCTTGCAGACAGTGTCACACCAAGAAtacaaaaatcaaagaaaaatgatgATCTTTCTTTTCTTTGGAGATTTGAAGATGATACTGTAAAAGATGACTATGAGAAAGTGTTTGGAAGTGTTCCCGAGTCATATGCACAGAACAGAGCATTCCTCCGCAAAGCGTTTGCTAAATCAGATGAATCTGTTAGCACAGAATCTGATGCTTTAAGTGTAATTCAAGAGGAGATTGATGGCAGTGACCAGAGTAATGAAGAATTGGAAGAAATCAAAGAATCATATTTGCATGATATCCAAGAGGAAGATAATAGTGCATTGTTGATAGAAGGTACAGTTGAACTTTGTGTGGAAAATGATATGCAGATTGATAGACAAGATAGCCTTCAGTCAGATGAAAAAATAGTAGATGATTCAGAAGGGattgatgaaaatataacaCTGAGAGAAACCACTGGTGAACTGAATGGTAAAGGAAAAACAGGCATGGAACCTAACAGCATGAATAACTATTCTATAGCATTAGACTCAAGTTTGATGGAGCAATCTTCTACTGACTGTAATGAACAAAACATGAAGGTTGTGAAAGGTTCAGATAATAATCATCAAAAAGATATTTCTCAAAACTCTGCTGTAGTGGAAAAAGGGGTTGATGAAGAGAAAATGAATACAGAAAGCAGTTTAGGCAAGATGCTGCTAGCTTCTAGCAAGATTGCATTGATAACTTTAGAAACCTCTGAATCGCCAGCTGATAGGTCCATCACCTCCACTGAAAATCTGGTGTCTTCCTTGGATGCAGAAATTTGTCTGGATGAGGAGGGATCACAAACCAGTGAGGATCTTCTGCTTCAGCAAATTATTCAGAGCCAAAATAACAGCGACAACCTCAGCATTCAAGACTCTTCTCCAGATAGTCAAACTGATAAAGTGAGGAAAAGAAACAAAAGTAAGCAGTTAGTTCAGGAGTGGCTGCAGACGGATGTTCAGGGAGAAGTCATGAATGATGTCCCTGATGACATTCCCAGTCCCCTTCTTGTGAAGGAGTGGCTAGAAACAAAAGTTCCTGAGGAAATTGACCCTACACTAGGCCCTGCTCCTCTCTCCCTGCCTCTGTCAGAAGGTGATCAGAATATTGCTGATTCTTTCCCAACCACTGTTCCTAATGCCCCTGTTCTTCAGCTAGAGGAACACTCAG aaAGGGCAGAGGGAGGTCTCTCACGTCTGTCACCGAGAGCAAGCTCGGAGGGGTCTGGGAGTTTTGAGGACAGCGGTCATGTAAGTGGTGCTTCGACAGAGAACACTCCAGAACATCGCCGCACAGACAGCACGTTCAGTCAACTCTCAGTGCCATCGTCCACTTTATCAACAGTCACTGAT CGTTCATCCGAGGAGACAGACATAGATGATCTGGTGGCTTCCCATCGCTCCCTTGCCTCTTCGGGCCGTGGGAACCTCCTCTCTACGATAGCG gATAGCCGAGAAAGTATACTAAGTATTTACAGTAATGCTGGTGAGGTGGATTATGGGAAGATTCCGGTTACTGGGGAGATTTGCTTTGGTCTGGAGTATAACTACAGGACTGGTACTCTGGAAATCCAGATCAAACAGTGTAAAGGCCTGGCTCCAGCTGACACCAAAAGAAACAAATCGGATCC TTATGTCAAATCTTACCTCCTACCTGACAAAACCCGTGGAGGAAAGAGGAAGACGAGGATCTTGAAGAACACCTTGAACCCTGTATTCGAACAGACTTTGAGG TACCTGATCTCAAAGAGTGAGCTGGAGAACCGCACTTTATGGGTCACTGTGTGGCACAATGACCGCTTTGGACGTAACGACTTCCTTGGGGAGGTCACcattaattttgattattttcgtTTTGGGGAGTCATCGGCCAAGTGGTACCCACTACAAGAAAGG ATTGAGTCTCCACCAGCTGCAAATCTGTCCTACAAAGGGGACTTGTTCTTGAGCATCAAGTATGTGCCTCCAGAGAAAGTTAAGAAAGAGGACACAGTAGCCTCCCTTTCCAAAAAGAAGATCAGAAAGGGAAAATCAGAGGTCGGGGGTCCTAAAGGTCAACTACATGTTCTTATCAAGGAGGCCAGGAATCTAACAGCTGTCCGAAGTAGTGGCTTCTCTGATCCTTTTGTTAAAGG GTACTTGTTGCCGGACAAACAGAGAGGATTGAAACAGAAAACACCCGTAGTAAAACGCAACTGTAACCCACAGTGGAACCACACGTTCATATTCGATGATGTCAACAAGTCTGATCTCAAAGAGAGGTGCGTGGAGCTCACAGTGTGGGACCACGATAAACTCAGCAGTAATGAGTTCTTGGGAGGACTCCGACTCAATCTGGGTGTTG GTCGAAGTTATGGTAAGGTGGTGGATTGGATGGAAGCCCACGGAGAGGAGATCTCGCTGTGGCAGGCCATGCTGGACAGACCCAATATCTGGATAGACGGGGCACTCATGTTACGACCTAATATGGACAAACGCAAATATTGA